A part of Gavia stellata isolate bGavSte3 unplaced genomic scaffold, bGavSte3.hap2 HAP2_SCAFFOLD_34, whole genome shotgun sequence genomic DNA contains:
- the LOC132320888 gene encoding E3 ubiquitin-protein ligase TRIM36-like — TIKGIERELICPACKELFTHPLILPCQHNVCHKCVKEILSAFEDSFADGGSESSNQSSPRIQSSSSSMDRISRSGTKRNSLTPRSSLFPCPGCQRDTDLGERGINGLFRNFTLETIVERYRQAARAAVAIMCDFCKPPPQESTKSCMDCRASYCNECFKIHHPWGTVKAQHKHVGPTTNFRPKIVMCPEHEMERVNMYCEICRRPVCHLCKLGGCHANHRVTTMRTAYKTLKEKLSKDIEYLISKESQVKAHITQLDLLLKETECNSERAKEEASQSFEKLSHVLEEKKSAALRAIETSKNLRLEKLQTQAEEYQGLLENNGLVGYAQEVLKETDPSCFVQTAKQLHDRIQKATESLKSFRPAAETTFEDFVVDIAKQEEILGDLSFHSNGLEIPEINEEQSRMYNKALISWECPGKTDSADIYVLEYHKLNGEEESATWQEIKVCSKSKVISDLDDDSSYAFRVRGYKGSICSPWSREVILRTPPAPVFSFLFDDKCGYNSEHLLLNPGRTSVESRAGFPLLLGSERMQVGCYTTLDYIIGDTGIAKGKHVWAFRVEAYSYLVKVGVVSSNQIQKLFHNTHDVTSPRYEQDSGHDSGSEDAFFDSPQPFTLVTLGMKKFFIPTTPAAPKDPASRILPLPSCLGICLDCDKGKVGFYDAGRMKCLYECEVDCSGIMYPAFALMGGAAVHLEEPVTAKYGEYHDDI, encoded by the exons accattaagggtatcgaaagagagctcatctgcccagcatgcaaggaattatttacccatccactgatccttccttgccagcacaatgtctgtcacaaatgtgtgaaagaaatactctctgcatttgaagactctttcgctgatggaggctctgaatcctctaatcagagtagccctcgaattcaaagctcttcttccagcatggacaggattagtagatcaggtac aaaacgtaactcactgactcctagatcgagtctgtttccttgtccgggttgccagcgggatactgatctcggagaacgtggcatcaatggcttatttcgcaactttactttggaaaccattgtggaaagatacagacaggcagccagggcagccgttgctattatgtgcgatttctgcaaacctccacctcaagagtccacaaagagctgcatggactgcagggcaagctattgcaacgaatgtttcaaaatacaccatccttggggaactgtgaaagcccaacataaacatgtaggaccaaccaccaacttcagacccaag attgtgatgtgtccagaacatgaaatggagagggtaaacatgtactgtgaaatctgcagaaggcctgtttgtcatctttgtaaactgggtggatgtcatgcaaaccatagagtaacaaccatgagaactgcctacaaaacccttaag gagaagctttcaaaagatattgagtacctcatcagtaaggagagccaggtgaaagctcacatcacacagctggatctgctgctgaaagaaacagag tgcaacagtgaacgagctaaagaagaagcatctcagagctttgagaaattatctcatgtcctagaagagaagaagtccgcagctcttagggcaattgaaacttctaagaatttaaggctggaaaaattgcaaacgcaagcagaggaatatcaagggctcctggaaaataatggccttgtaggatatgctcaagaggtgcttaaagaaactgatccatcttgttttgttcaaacagcaaaacagcttcatgacag aatccaaaaagctactgaatctctgaagagcttcaggccagcagctgaaactacttttgaagactttgtggtggacatagctaagcaagaagagatccttggtgacttgtccttccattccaatg gtctagaaataccagaaatcaatgaagagcagagcagaatgtacaacaaagctctgatcagctgggaatgccctgggaagacagactcAGCTGATATCTATGTTCTTGAGTATCATAAGCttaatggagaagaggagagtgcgacgtggcaggagatcaaagtttgcagcaagagcaaagtaatatCTGATCTTGATGATGACAGCTCCTATGCCTTTAGAGTTCGAGGATATAAAGGGTCCATCTGTAGCCCTTGGAGCCGAGAAGTTATTTTGCGtacgcctccagctccag ttttcagttttctttttgatgacaaatgtgggtacaacagtgaacatctcctgctgaacccaggaagaacctctgtggaaagcagggctggatttcctctACTGCTGGGATCTGAGCGCATGCAGGTCGGATGCTACACAACCCTGGATTACATCATTGGCGACACCGGGATTGCCAAAGGGAAGCACGTCTGGGCTTTTCGTGTGGAAGCCTATTCATacctggtgaaagtgggagttgtttctagcaaccagatacagaaattgttccataatacccatgatgtgaccagcccaag gtacgagcaagacagtggtcatgacagtgggagtgaagatgccttctttgactcaccacagcctttcacactggtcactttaggcatgaagaagttctttatccccacaacacctgctgcccccaaggatccagcgagcagaatccttcccctgccatcgtgcttgggcatctgcctcgactgtgacaaaggcaaggtGGGGTTCTACGACGCAGGCCgtatgaaatgcctttatgagtgcgaggtggactgctctggcataatgtacccagcatttgccttaatgggtggtgcagcagttcatcttgaggaacctgtcacagcaaagtacGGGGAGTACCACGACGACATCTAG